Genomic window (Deltaproteobacteria bacterium):
GGCGACGGCCCCGCCGTCTTCACCGTCGACGCCTCCCGCATCTCGATGGAGAGCCTGGGCCGTCACATGCCCAACGCGCCCCTTCTCGGCGCGCTCTCCAGGGTCACTTCACTGGTGCCGCTCGACGCCCTGACAAGCAACTTCAGGGACAACTACTCCAAGAAATTCAGCGCCAGGGTCATAGAGGGCAACGTCAACGCCATCCGCCGCGGCTACGAGGAGGCGGCCTGAGCGGGCCTCTGTTCTCCTTCCGTGCCGATACAAAGACGAACAAGGGGGTAAGATGAAAGTCGATAAAGAGCTTCCCTGGGGAGGCGTCATACTCGATGCGGGCTCGGCCGACGCCTACTCCACGGGCGGCTGGCGCAAGCTGCGGCCCGTGCTCGACAGGGACAAGTGCATAGACTGCCTCATCTGCTGGGTCATGTGCCCCGACTCGGCCATCATAGTCGAGGACGGCAAGATGACCGGGTTCGATCTCGAACACTGCAAGGGTTGCGGCATCTGCGCCGTCGAGTGTCCCGACAAGGTGAAGGCGATTACTATGGAAGAGGAGGCCGTCTGATGTCAGTAGCCACGAAGCCAGCAAACCGGGTCGGTCTTACCGGCAACTCGGCCGTTGCGCACGCCATGAGGCAGATAGACCCCGACGTGGTGGCGGCCTACCCCATAACGCCGTCGACGACGGTGGTCGAGGAGTTCTCCGGCTACGTAGCCGACGGCAAGGTCTCCACCGAGCTCATCACCGTGGAGAGCGAGCATTCGGCCATGAGCGCCTGCGTGGGCGCCTCGGCGGCCGGCGCGCGGGTCATGACGGCCACGAGCTCACAGGGACTCGCCCTCATGTGGGAGGTCCTCTACATAGCCTCGGGCATGAGGCTGCCCGTGGTGATGGCCACCGTCAACAGGGCGCTCTCGGCGCCCATCAACATACACTGCGACCACTCGGACTCCATGGGAGCCAGGGACTCGGGCTGGATACAGCTCTACTCCGAGACCGTCCAGGAGGCCTACGACAACCTCTTCCAGGCCGTGAGGATCGCCGAGCACAGGGACGTGCGCCTGCCCGTCATGGTCTGTCTCGACGGCTTCATAACGAGCCACGCCATCGAGAACATGGAGCTCATAGACGACGGGGCGGTGAGGGACTTCATAGGAGAGTACAGGCCCGACACGTCGCTTCTCGACACGGACAATCCGGTGACCCTCGGCGCCATGACCCTGCCCGACACGTACATGGAGTTCAAGCGCCAGCAGTCCGAGGCGATGACGCGCTCCAAGGGCGTCATACTCGACGTGGCAAAGGAGTTCGAAAGTGCCTTCGGCAGGAGCTACGGCCTCTTCGACGCCTACATGGTCGACGACGCCGACGAGGTCATAGTGATCCTCAACTCGGCGGCCGGCACCACCAAGGTGGCCGTCGACAGGCTGAGGAAGGAGGGCAGGAAGGTCGGCGTGCTCAGGCCCCGCGTCTACAGGCCCTTCCCTCACGAGGAACTCGCCCAGGCCCTGCGGGGCAGGAAGGCCGTGGCCGTGCTCGACCGCGCCGACTCGATGAACGCCTTCGGCGGCCCCCTCTTCAGCGACATCCGCTCGGCCCTCTACGAAGTGGACGACAGGCCCGTGGTCTTCGGCCGCATATACGGCCTCGGCGGGCGCGACTACATGGTCGAGGACGCCCTCGGCGTATTCGACGAGCTCAGGGAGGCGGCCGGGAAGGGCAGGGCCGGCGAGCTGATAAAGTACATAACCCAAGGATAGAGGACGATATGGCGACTCTCAAGCAACTGGCAAGTCAGGAAGAGCTCTTCACCGGAGGCCACCGGCTCTGCGCCGGCTGCGGCATACCGCCCATAGTGAGGCTTCTGCTCAGGTCGGCGGGCGGGCCC
Coding sequences:
- a CDS encoding ferredoxin translates to MKVDKELPWGGVILDAGSADAYSTGGWRKLRPVLDRDKCIDCLICWVMCPDSAIIVEDGKMTGFDLEHCKGCGICAVECPDKVKAITMEEEAV
- the porA gene encoding pyruvate ferredoxin oxidoreductase, whose product is MSVATKPANRVGLTGNSAVAHAMRQIDPDVVAAYPITPSTTVVEEFSGYVADGKVSTELITVESEHSAMSACVGASAAGARVMTATSSQGLALMWEVLYIASGMRLPVVMATVNRALSAPINIHCDHSDSMGARDSGWIQLYSETVQEAYDNLFQAVRIAEHRDVRLPVMVCLDGFITSHAIENMELIDDGAVRDFIGEYRPDTSLLDTDNPVTLGAMTLPDTYMEFKRQQSEAMTRSKGVILDVAKEFESAFGRSYGLFDAYMVDDADEVIVILNSAAGTTKVAVDRLRKEGRKVGVLRPRVYRPFPHEELAQALRGRKAVAVLDRADSMNAFGGPLFSDIRSALYEVDDRPVVFGRIYGLGGRDYMVEDALGVFDELREAAGKGRAGELIKYITQG